The Mesorhizobium sp. AR10 genome includes the window TTCGGCGCGTGTCAGCCCGTAATTCAGGTAGCGCTCCAGATAAAGCGCGGTCATCCCTGGATTGTCCGGGTTGTCGAACCACTCCTGCGAGCGAAACTTCTTCTTTCCTGTCGGGGCGCCGGCCATCATGGTCTCCATATTTGTAGGACAAATCGATATGGCAACGCGCGAGAGCAGGCAAGAGGCACGCGCGATCCGAACCCACACTTTGGTGCGATAGACATAACAGCGCCCCTACGCTAGGGCTTCGAACCTGTCTTATCGGGGAGATTTTGATGGCTTTGGTGATCGAAGGCGAGGAACGCATCGCCGCACCCCTGCAAAAAGTATGGGAAGCGCTGAACGACCCCGAAGTTCTGAAGGCGACGATTCCTGGCTGCCAGAGCCTCGACATGAAATCGCCGACCGAAATGACGGCGACCGTGGTGCTGAAGATCGGGCCGATCAAGGCGACGTTCAACGGCGAGGTGACGCTGAAGAACCTCAAGCCGCCGCATTCCTACACGATCCAGGGCGAAGGCAAGGGCGGCATCGCCGGCTTTGCCAAGGGCGGCGCCGATGTGACGCTGACCGCCGACGGGCCGGATGCCACGATTCTCAAATACGCCGCCAAGGCCGATGTCGGCGGCAAGATCGCCCAGCTTGGCAGCCGACTGATCGAATCGACCTCAAAGAAACTGGCCGGGCAGTTTTTTTCAAGCTTCGGCGAGAAAGTGGGCGCAGCCTAAGTTAGCCGAAGCTTACTCGAAGACGATGGACGGCACCGCAGCTTCGGCCGCGCCGCGTTCTTCGTTGACCCGATCCCAGACTTTTCCGGCGATAGCGCGGTAGATTTTTGCCTCGGCGCCATCGGGTTTGGAGACAACCACCGGTGTGCCGGCGTCCGAGCTTTCGCGGATGCCCATTTCGAGCGGCACTTCGCCGAGAAAGGTGACGCCTAGACGTTCGGCCTCGCGGCGCGCACCACCGTGGCCGAAGATATCATAGCGTTTGCCGGTATCGGGGGCGATGAAATAGCTCATGTTTTCGACGATGCCCAACAGCGGCACGTCGACCTTTTTGAACATGTTGAGACCCTTGCGGGCGTCGATAAGTGCAAGGTCCTGCGGCGTCGAGACGATGACGGCGCCGGCCAGCGGCACCTGCTGGGCCATGGTCAACTGGGCATCGCCGGTGCCGGGCGGCATGTCGACGACGAGTACGTCGAGCTGGCCCCA containing:
- a CDS encoding SRPBCC family protein, producing MALVIEGEERIAAPLQKVWEALNDPEVLKATIPGCQSLDMKSPTEMTATVVLKIGPIKATFNGEVTLKNLKPPHSYTIQGEGKGGIAGFAKGGADVTLTADGPDATILKYAAKADVGGKIAQLGSRLIESTSKKLAGQFFSSFGEKVGAA